In Fluviispira sanaruensis, a genomic segment contains:
- a CDS encoding DMT family transporter, with product MAWVYLVIAGLFEVVWAVALKNVYGFRNIKALLITIIGMIISFAFLGLALKHLPIGTAYAIWTGIGAVGVAIYGIIFYSEVLNFKRIFCLILVLVGIFGLKVFS from the coding sequence ATGGCTTGGGTATACTTGGTGATTGCAGGTTTATTTGAAGTTGTTTGGGCTGTTGCTTTAAAAAATGTTTATGGCTTTAGAAATATAAAAGCTTTATTGATTACAATTATTGGAATGATAATCAGTTTTGCTTTTCTTGGGTTGGCATTGAAACATCTCCCAATAGGTACAGCTTATGCAATTTGGACAGGGATTGGCGCGGTTGGAGTTGCTATTTATGGGATTATTTTCTATTCAGAAGTGTTAAATTTCAAAAGAATTTTCTGTTTGATCTTAGTTCTTGTTGGAATTTTTGGTCTTAAAGTTTTTAGCTAG
- a CDS encoding Sec-independent protein translocase subunit TatA/TatB: MFGFSGGEILLIAFIALILFGNDKLPENMKKLLKGLNQAKKVASDVQQSWHEVKTDVQRSINLDLEKEELLELTKPIEFDYNVNIADIPYYENPKDEIVSQDEIDEFHNSEQQSNENTNQQDIDITSEKFNDLQPSSALEYLKSNHFVGPRI, encoded by the coding sequence GTGTTTGGATTCAGTGGCGGTGAAATCCTTCTTATAGCATTTATTGCACTCATACTCTTTGGGAATGACAAGTTACCAGAAAATATGAAAAAACTGCTTAAGGGCCTTAACCAAGCAAAAAAAGTTGCGAGTGATGTGCAGCAGTCTTGGCACGAGGTTAAAACCGATGTCCAAAGAAGTATCAATCTGGACCTGGAAAAAGAGGAGCTTTTGGAGCTGACAAAGCCTATTGAATTTGATTATAACGTCAATATAGCTGATATTCCTTATTATGAGAACCCAAAAGATGAGATCGTTTCTCAAGATGAAATTGATGAGTTTCACAATTCAGAGCAGCAAAGCAATGAAAACACAAACCAGCAAGATATTGATATTACTAGTGAAAAATTTAATGATTTGCAACCTTCCTCCGCGCTGGAGTATTTAAAGTCCAATCATTTTGTGGGTCCGAGAATATAA
- a CDS encoding DMT family transporter, which produces MAWAYLVLAGLFEVVWAIHLKDVDGISATKPLVITLIGMIISFGFLSLALKKLPIGTAYAVWTGIGALGVAIYGIIFIGESASLLRILSLIVLVLGILGLKFFTPQKN; this is translated from the coding sequence ATGGCTTGGGCATATTTAGTGTTAGCAGGGCTTTTTGAAGTGGTTTGGGCGATTCATTTAAAAGATGTCGATGGCATTTCTGCTACTAAGCCTTTAGTGATTACTTTAATTGGGATGATTATTAGTTTTGGCTTCCTCTCGCTTGCATTAAAAAAATTACCTATTGGCACCGCCTATGCAGTATGGACAGGCATTGGTGCTCTTGGAGTCGCTATTTATGGGATAATCTTTATTGGGGAATCTGCAAGTTTATTAAGAATATTGAGTTTAATAGTCTTGGTATTGGGTATATTGGGTCTCAAATTTTTTACCCCTCAAAAGAATTAA
- a CDS encoding DnaJ C-terminal domain-containing protein yields MKYYEILGLNKSASSDDIKKAYRKLAMQYHPDRNPGNKASEEKFKEMSEAYAVLSDPEKKRQYDMLGDTRFSQQQSSGFQEDIFKNMDFESIFKDMGFSGFGGMGGGRFGGFGNRTQNARSGRRGGMRAEPEDYSKYDLEHDLEIGFMDAYNGSERHVSFTLSNGERIDSRIKIPAGIDSGKKLRIRSHGQTAPDGHRGDLYLKVKVMPHPDFVRIDNDIEVPVSVPFSTLCLGGQIEVKTPQGIKNVKIRAGMQSGIKVRLKGLGFPLMNTSENADLYAILSVKVPSESEINQDLKEILEQLQKNGY; encoded by the coding sequence ATGAAATACTACGAAATTCTTGGACTCAATAAATCTGCTAGTTCTGATGATATCAAAAAAGCTTATCGGAAATTAGCTATGCAATATCACCCAGATAGAAATCCAGGAAACAAAGCTTCAGAAGAAAAATTTAAGGAAATGTCTGAAGCTTATGCTGTCTTATCCGACCCTGAAAAAAAACGTCAATACGACATGCTGGGAGACACGCGCTTTTCTCAGCAGCAAAGCTCAGGATTTCAAGAAGATATTTTCAAAAATATGGATTTTGAAAGTATTTTTAAGGATATGGGTTTTTCTGGTTTTGGTGGAATGGGAGGCGGACGCTTCGGAGGGTTTGGGAATAGAACTCAGAATGCTCGAAGTGGGAGGCGTGGGGGTATGCGCGCTGAACCTGAGGATTATTCAAAGTATGATCTTGAACATGACCTAGAAATAGGCTTCATGGATGCTTATAATGGTTCAGAACGGCATGTGAGTTTTACATTAAGTAATGGTGAAAGAATTGATTCAAGAATAAAGATTCCTGCAGGGATTGATTCAGGCAAAAAATTACGAATTCGCAGCCATGGACAAACTGCTCCTGATGGGCATAGAGGAGATCTCTATTTAAAAGTAAAAGTGATGCCTCATCCCGATTTTGTCAGAATCGATAATGACATTGAAGTACCTGTAAGCGTTCCTTTCAGCACACTGTGCTTAGGTGGGCAGATAGAAGTTAAAACTCCTCAAGGTATAAAAAATGTGAAAATTCGTGCGGGAATGCAAAGTGGTATAAAAGTTCGCTTAAAAGGTCTTGGTTTTCCGCTCATGAATACCAGTGAAAATGCGGATCTTTATGCTATTTTAAGTGTCAAAGTTCCAAGCGAAAGCGAAATAAATCAAGATTTAAAAGAAATTCTTGAGCAACTTCAAAAGAATGGATATTAA